From a region of the Salinispira pacifica genome:
- a CDS encoding ABC transporter ATP-binding protein: MYPVIKTEKLKRYYNMGDTTVKALDGVDIEIHSGEMVSVMGPSGSGKSTLMHLVGCLDSPSHGSILIDGEDISAFNEAQLAAIRNRKIGFVFQQFNLLSKTTILDNVATPLMYARVNAAERHRRAENALVRVGLGDRIYHRPNELSGGQRQRAAIARALVTEPSLILADEPTGALDSKTGEQIIELFHELHKEGNSFLVVTHDPEVSAECQRTIRLRDGVIEEAG, encoded by the coding sequence ATGTATCCGGTTATCAAAACAGAAAAATTAAAGCGTTACTATAATATGGGTGATACCACCGTCAAGGCCCTGGACGGAGTGGATATTGAGATTCATTCCGGAGAAATGGTTTCGGTCATGGGGCCGTCAGGGTCGGGAAAATCCACTCTTATGCATCTGGTGGGCTGCCTGGACAGTCCCAGCCACGGCAGCATTTTAATTGACGGGGAAGATATCAGTGCATTCAATGAAGCACAATTGGCTGCAATCAGGAACCGGAAAATCGGTTTTGTTTTTCAGCAGTTCAATCTGCTTTCTAAAACTACTATCCTGGATAATGTGGCCACGCCCCTGATGTATGCACGGGTAAACGCTGCTGAACGTCACCGAAGAGCTGAGAATGCTCTGGTGAGGGTGGGACTGGGTGATCGAATTTATCATCGGCCGAATGAGCTCTCCGGAGGTCAGAGACAGCGGGCTGCCATCGCCAGAGCACTGGTAACCGAACCGAGCCTGATCCTGGCGGACGAACCCACCGGTGCACTGGATAGCAAAACCGGCGAACAGATTATTGAATTGTTTCATGAGTTGCACAAAGAAGGGAACAGTTTCCTGGTAGTTACCCATGACCCCGAGGTGAGCGCTGAGTGCCAGCGGACCATCCGTCTACGGGATGGCGTGATAGAGGAGGCCGGATAA
- a CDS encoding ABC transporter permease: protein MFLENVRLAMQSFISNKMRTLLSVLGIVIGVASVIAVTSLGNSATQSIQRQIASTGLESLTVMPRGFSREFESNFTVELADSMLANVDGVEYAVPINNSNVYIRSGSNSWNGSANAVFPEYAEVFDYDTAEGSFISTDMNQSADMTLILGSEVADELFPDGDAIGRYVRVFLGRGSRSFKVVGIMETRTASFGQSFDSVVYMPYNTYAQRFSGSDIVGAFALGTAEGADVLAIADELEAFLTSRLGEDSFRVMSPATIAEAASSVTETLQLVLAGIAAISLLVGGIGIMNIMLVAVAERTREIGVRKALGASPAFIRSQFLMESASLTMIGGIIGMLLGLGISVFAVNAFGWEFIPSLSAIVLAVAFSAAIGIFFGYYPAHRASTLDPIIALNYE, encoded by the coding sequence ATGTTTCTGGAGAATGTTCGCCTTGCAATGCAAAGCTTTATAAGTAATAAGATGCGTACGTTGCTCTCGGTACTGGGTATTGTTATCGGTGTCGCGTCGGTGATCGCGGTTACTTCATTGGGAAACAGTGCCACTCAAAGCATCCAGAGACAGATTGCGTCAACGGGATTGGAAAGTCTCACGGTGATGCCCAGGGGGTTTTCAAGGGAATTTGAATCAAACTTCACTGTGGAACTCGCAGATTCAATGTTGGCCAATGTGGATGGAGTTGAATATGCCGTACCCATCAATAACAGTAACGTGTACATCCGTTCAGGTTCCAACAGCTGGAACGGAAGCGCAAATGCGGTGTTTCCTGAGTACGCCGAAGTATTTGACTATGATACTGCTGAAGGCAGCTTCATCAGCACCGATATGAACCAAAGCGCCGACATGACTCTGATTCTTGGAAGTGAGGTTGCAGATGAGCTGTTTCCCGATGGAGATGCCATTGGCCGTTATGTCCGGGTCTTTTTAGGCAGAGGCAGCAGAAGTTTTAAGGTGGTAGGGATCATGGAGACCAGAACCGCAAGTTTCGGTCAGTCCTTCGACTCTGTGGTTTATATGCCCTACAACACCTACGCTCAGCGCTTCAGCGGCAGTGATATAGTGGGTGCGTTTGCCCTGGGCACTGCCGAGGGAGCAGATGTGCTGGCAATCGCGGATGAATTGGAGGCGTTTTTGACCTCTCGGCTGGGTGAAGACAGCTTCCGGGTTATGAGCCCAGCCACCATAGCCGAAGCGGCCAGTTCTGTTACCGAGACCCTCCAACTGGTGCTGGCCGGCATTGCCGCTATTTCACTTCTGGTGGGGGGGATCGGCATCATGAACATTATGCTTGTGGCTGTAGCGGAACGCACAAGAGAAATCGGGGTGCGCAAAGCTCTGGGGGCGAGTCCTGCGTTTATCCGCAGCCAGTTTCTAATGGAGTCCGCCAGCCTCACAATGATTGGAGGAATCATCGGTATGCTGCTGGGCTTAGGTATCTCGGTTTTTGCAGTCAATGCATTCGGCTGGGAGTTCATTCCTAGCCTGTCTGCAATTGTCCTGGCAGTGGCATTTTCTGCGGCCATAGGTATCTTCTTCGGATACTACCCGGCCCATAGAGCCAGTACCCTGGATCCGATAATTGCCTTAAACTATGAATAA
- a CDS encoding efflux RND transporter periplasmic adaptor subunit: MKRNASKTWKIIIILTVVAGLATAGSIAAVSMYRQSSATSGLSDARRYSVNQVSYSQTIEASGNIEAYQAESYAAPMAGEVENIYVAEGDQVAQGQMLADLNDLSLRYELASIEYDISQAQSNARPRELELLEMKKEMAESEISDTKVSAKFAGLVSDVFVNEGDNVAQGAELLRVIDLSMMKAMVPIDEIDVPLLEEGQRVEFIFDAYPDLRYNGYVAHVPREASVTSNGIAVLEVELILSDPDSAIIPAFTFTAEIYVSDSEDILVVDKSAVFIRDNDGSRGMAMRVDEQTEDPQPVRVEVESYDADRYRVLNGLEAGDELISPQSLMDARGDIGGGFSLPGMGRNMNGGERPVPPQGSGTAPAGRRN, encoded by the coding sequence ATGAAAAGGAACGCTTCGAAGACATGGAAAATCATTATCATCCTGACGGTGGTTGCGGGACTTGCCACTGCCGGCAGCATAGCAGCGGTGAGTATGTATCGTCAGTCATCTGCAACTTCAGGACTCTCGGATGCCAGGCGATATTCAGTAAACCAGGTATCATACTCCCAGACCATTGAAGCCAGTGGTAATATAGAAGCCTATCAGGCTGAAAGTTATGCAGCCCCTATGGCCGGAGAGGTTGAAAATATCTATGTTGCAGAAGGTGATCAGGTGGCTCAGGGCCAAATGCTTGCAGATCTGAACGACCTGTCACTCCGGTATGAACTTGCGTCCATAGAGTATGATATTTCACAGGCACAGTCGAATGCCCGACCAAGAGAGCTGGAGCTGCTAGAAATGAAGAAGGAGATGGCTGAATCGGAAATTTCAGATACCAAAGTGAGCGCTAAGTTCGCAGGGCTGGTATCTGATGTATTCGTAAACGAAGGGGATAATGTGGCTCAGGGTGCGGAGCTGCTCCGTGTAATAGATCTCAGTATGATGAAGGCAATGGTGCCAATTGATGAGATCGACGTCCCCCTGCTGGAGGAAGGTCAGCGGGTCGAGTTCATTTTTGATGCGTATCCTGATCTTCGATACAACGGATATGTTGCACATGTGCCCAGGGAAGCCTCGGTCACCAGCAACGGTATCGCCGTACTGGAAGTGGAGTTGATTCTTTCGGATCCCGATTCTGCAATAATTCCGGCTTTTACGTTTACAGCTGAAATATACGTGAGTGACAGCGAAGATATTCTTGTGGTTGATAAAAGCGCAGTATTCATTCGGGACAATGACGGCAGTCGTGGAATGGCCATGCGAGTTGACGAGCAGACGGAAGATCCCCAGCCGGTACGAGTCGAAGTTGAATCCTATGATGCCGACAGGTATCGGGTACTAAATGGGTTGGAAGCAGGTGATGAACTCATTTCTCCGCAATCTCTTATGGACGCCCGTGGAGATATAGGCGGAGGTTTTTCGCTTCCGGGAATGGGCCGGAACATGAATGGAGGCGAACGACCTGTACCACCTCAGGGAAGCGGAACTGCCCCTGCCGGAAGGAGAAATTGA
- a CDS encoding TolC family protein produces the protein MKTRTIFLGFLSIMFLFSGLFSAASQESEGSGWNSYSRLREAWMNADLDIRLSELKLQNQERDFALANTGLDNSVELGLGGTQQKGISLERENDGDSLNFGANPYANLLLGDEHQSSASLSAQLNRSGSGSISISPRISLSHSFSDIFGADTADPEDVQQLLNLYLSRLNVMRSRLDSEISLLTSINNMWSRKLDIDAAEYQLVNLLEDRADAVNLLGYAEDSSYIADLDYQIGESRRRFEYLQLLLEQDMNSLHRNSGIMLETAVLERIVSEEFIQEALPYEADVPEPQQFTDYQTAMFELKLAERELQDFLEADETKLGLGIEAETEFSDGQTLSSQVAAGISLDVGTGLSVSLDVGYFNSNNPNPQNTPYAGVNLSWSSNSRQSSETLQYEQLQLQLEQAEYSLQSVEERLRIQSLSFENQLLDLRLQLSNIDDHLDSLAVKRDETLSSLSDGVASQNEIRDIDRSIMEIRGNRKSIQIELLILQKEMQSATVNLIDQNTTQEQ, from the coding sequence ATGAAAACGAGAACAATATTTTTAGGATTTCTCAGCATCATGTTCCTCTTTTCCGGGCTTTTTTCAGCCGCTTCCCAGGAGTCAGAGGGAAGCGGCTGGAATTCTTATTCCCGACTGCGGGAAGCATGGATGAATGCTGACCTGGATATCAGGCTCAGTGAATTGAAGTTGCAAAATCAGGAACGGGACTTTGCTTTGGCAAACACAGGCTTGGACAACAGCGTAGAGCTCGGGCTGGGCGGAACTCAGCAGAAAGGGATTTCTCTGGAGAGGGAAAATGACGGAGATTCGCTGAATTTTGGAGCCAATCCGTATGCAAATTTGCTTCTGGGTGATGAGCATCAAAGCAGCGCCTCACTGTCTGCACAGCTGAACCGTAGCGGATCGGGAAGTATCTCCATCAGCCCCAGGATTTCATTATCCCATAGTTTCAGCGACATTTTCGGCGCGGATACAGCAGATCCCGAGGATGTACAGCAGTTGCTGAACCTGTACCTCTCCAGGTTGAATGTGATGAGAAGTCGTTTGGACAGCGAAATCAGCCTGCTGACTTCAATCAACAATATGTGGAGTCGCAAGCTCGATATTGATGCTGCGGAATATCAGCTTGTGAATTTACTGGAAGACCGTGCTGATGCTGTGAACCTTTTGGGCTATGCAGAAGACAGTAGCTATATTGCCGATCTTGATTATCAGATTGGGGAGAGCAGACGCAGGTTTGAGTATCTTCAGCTTCTGCTTGAGCAGGATATGAATAGCCTACACCGGAACAGCGGCATCATGCTGGAAACAGCCGTCCTTGAGAGGATTGTCTCTGAAGAGTTTATCCAAGAAGCGCTGCCGTATGAAGCTGATGTGCCGGAACCGCAGCAGTTCACCGACTATCAGACTGCAATGTTTGAACTGAAACTGGCGGAACGTGAACTTCAGGACTTCCTGGAAGCGGATGAAACAAAGCTTGGGCTGGGTATTGAGGCGGAAACAGAGTTCAGCGACGGGCAGACGCTTTCGAGTCAGGTTGCCGCCGGTATCAGTCTGGATGTGGGCACAGGACTGTCTGTTTCCTTGGATGTCGGATACTTTAACAGCAATAATCCGAATCCACAGAATACTCCATATGCCGGTGTGAATCTTTCTTGGTCTTCCAACAGTCGGCAAAGCAGTGAAACGCTTCAATATGAACAACTGCAACTTCAACTGGAACAGGCAGAATACAGTTTGCAAAGCGTTGAGGAACGTTTGCGCATCCAAAGCCTGTCCTTTGAAAACCAACTATTGGATTTGCGCCTCCAGCTATCGAATATTGATGATCATTTGGACTCACTTGCTGTGAAACGGGATGAAACTCTCAGTTCTCTATCCGACGGGGTTGCTTCACAGAATGAAATCCGTGATATCGACCGCAGTATCATGGAGATCAGAGGCAACAGGAAAAGCATTCAAATTGAATTGCTTATCCTTCAAAAAGAGATGCAATCTGCCACTGTTAATCTCATTGATCAAAACACAACACAGGAACAATAA